The following proteins come from a genomic window of Actinopolyspora saharensis:
- a CDS encoding M20/M25/M40 family metallo-hydrolase: protein MSAHVDPEKDDSGSTDPGLRRAEDEVVDLAGELIRFDTTNTGDPATLRPERPAAEYVAEKLGEAGFETTYVESGDTPGRGNVIARIPGADQQRGGLLVHGHLDVVPADPAEWSVHPFSGAVQDDYLWGRGAVDMKDMVAMSLATARRLKRDGITPQRDLVFAFLADEEAGGLQGAQWLVDHRPELFEGCTEAISEVGGYSVTLGDDVRAYLIQTAEKGIRWLKLRVRARAGHGSMVHEDNAVTQLAEAVARLGKHRFPIVINDSVREFLDGVTELTGWEFPVDDLDGSIAKLGNLSRIIGATVRDIANPTMFNAGYKANVIPSVAEASVDCRVLPGREEAFDRELAEVLGPDVEREWVGLPPVETRFEGQLVESMSNSLLTQDPAAHTLPYMMSGGTDAKSFSRLGMNCFGFAPLRLPPELDFSALFHGVDERVPLDGLRFGTRVLDHFLRTA from the coding sequence GTGAGCGCACATGTTGATCCCGAAAAAGACGACTCGGGGAGCACCGACCCGGGCCTGCGACGCGCCGAGGACGAGGTCGTCGATCTCGCCGGCGAACTGATCCGCTTCGACACGACCAACACCGGTGACCCGGCCACGCTGCGTCCGGAACGTCCCGCTGCCGAGTACGTGGCCGAGAAACTGGGCGAGGCAGGCTTCGAGACCACCTACGTGGAGTCCGGCGACACCCCCGGACGCGGGAACGTGATCGCCCGGATCCCCGGAGCCGACCAGCAACGCGGCGGACTGCTGGTGCACGGCCACCTCGACGTGGTCCCGGCCGACCCCGCCGAGTGGTCCGTGCACCCCTTCTCCGGGGCGGTCCAGGACGACTACCTCTGGGGCCGCGGCGCGGTGGACATGAAGGACATGGTCGCCATGAGCCTGGCCACCGCACGCCGGCTCAAGCGCGACGGCATCACCCCGCAGCGCGACCTGGTGTTCGCCTTCCTCGCCGACGAGGAGGCCGGAGGCCTGCAGGGAGCCCAGTGGCTGGTCGACCACCGCCCCGAGCTGTTCGAGGGGTGCACCGAGGCCATCAGCGAGGTCGGCGGCTACTCGGTCACCCTCGGCGACGACGTGCGTGCCTACCTGATCCAGACCGCCGAGAAGGGGATCCGCTGGCTCAAGCTGCGGGTCCGCGCCCGCGCCGGGCACGGTTCGATGGTGCACGAGGACAACGCGGTCACCCAGCTCGCCGAGGCCGTGGCCCGGCTCGGCAAGCACCGCTTCCCCATCGTGATCAACGACAGCGTGCGGGAGTTCCTCGACGGAGTGACCGAACTGACCGGCTGGGAATTCCCCGTCGATGATCTCGACGGGTCGATCGCCAAACTCGGCAACCTCTCCCGCATCATCGGCGCCACCGTGCGCGACATCGCCAACCCCACGATGTTCAACGCGGGGTACAAGGCCAACGTCATCCCCTCGGTCGCCGAGGCCTCGGTGGACTGCCGCGTCCTGCCCGGCCGCGAGGAGGCCTTCGACCGGGAGCTCGCCGAGGTCCTCGGCCCGGACGTGGAACGCGAGTGGGTCGGCCTGCCCCCGGTGGAAACCCGTTTCGAGGGACAACTGGTCGAATCGATGAGCAACTCGCTGCTCACCCAGGATCCGGCTGCCCACACCCTGCCGTACATGATGTCCGGCGGCACCGACGCCAAGTCGTTCAGCAGGCTGGGAATGAACTGCTTCGGGTTCGCCCCGCTGCGCCTTCCCCCCGAATTGGACTTCTCCGCGCTGTTCCACGGCGTGGACGAGCGGGTGCCGTTGGACGGTCTGCGCTTCGGCACCAGGGTGCTGGACCACTTCCTCCGCACGGCCTGA
- a CDS encoding phosphotransferase, whose product MDDTTGEGQLAELAEDLDCARLAAAAAVGTTFASQALVGYGGRSAVHLAEQAVLKVYTHRWQERCHREAAGLRAAAHATDLRVPEVLAHDERAGHLSWLAATRVSGTQPSQHEPSTTAILGQVAARLHSLPGEFLAEMPDHRRRLRELPEGTSPAHQAARGLDAALAEAAAESEQHCVRGFVHGDCSSRNILLADDQAPGVIDVEGSGIGCCYDDLGALVLHESLLGARDRRVLLAAYDAERRRWNPTIIPVSGDHLAYHLVLRARWILQWAIELDPELAEQVTALAPWLLASLHGGEVL is encoded by the coding sequence ATGGACGACACCACCGGCGAGGGCCAGCTCGCCGAGCTGGCCGAGGACCTCGACTGCGCCCGCCTGGCTGCCGCCGCGGCGGTGGGCACCACGTTCGCCTCGCAGGCCCTGGTCGGCTACGGCGGACGCTCCGCGGTGCATCTGGCCGAGCAGGCGGTGCTGAAGGTCTACACCCACCGGTGGCAGGAACGCTGCCACCGCGAGGCTGCCGGGCTGCGCGCGGCCGCGCACGCGACGGACCTGCGCGTGCCCGAGGTACTCGCCCACGACGAACGGGCTGGCCATCTGTCCTGGCTGGCCGCCACTCGAGTGAGCGGCACCCAGCCTTCACAGCACGAGCCCAGCACCACGGCGATCCTCGGTCAGGTCGCCGCCCGGCTGCACAGCCTGCCGGGCGAGTTCCTGGCGGAGATGCCCGACCACCGCCGACGGCTGCGCGAGCTGCCCGAGGGCACCAGCCCCGCCCACCAGGCCGCACGAGGACTCGACGCCGCGCTGGCCGAGGCCGCGGCCGAATCCGAGCAGCACTGCGTGCGCGGATTCGTGCACGGAGACTGCTCCAGCCGCAACATCCTGCTGGCCGACGACCAAGCACCCGGGGTGATCGACGTCGAGGGCTCCGGGATCGGCTGCTGCTACGACGACCTCGGCGCGCTGGTGCTGCACGAGAGCCTGCTCGGCGCACGTGATCGGCGTGTGTTGCTGGCGGCCTACGACGCCGAACGCCGCCGATGGAACCCCACCATCATCCCGGTCAGCGGTGATCACCTCGCCTATCACCTGGTGTTGCGCGCCCGGTGGATCCTGCAATGGGCGATCGAGCTGGATCCCGAGCTGGCCGAGCAGGTCACCGCCCTGGCCCCGTGGCTGCTGGCGAGCCTGCACGGCGGGGAGGTGCTGTGA
- a CDS encoding Lrp/AsnC family transcriptional regulator produces the protein MAQSIKLDPVDLQILAALQNNARISNKELAATVDIAASTCLDRVNRLRETGVILGYGVKVDPEKLGRPLQALLYIRVQPHRRPLVDPFVEHVLTQPETRELYHLTGPDDFLLHVAAENARALQRLVLDELTAREEVALVHTNLIFQHWDGKPLLPPTE, from the coding sequence ATGGCTCAATCAATCAAACTGGATCCGGTTGATCTGCAGATCCTCGCAGCGTTGCAGAACAACGCCCGGATATCCAACAAGGAACTGGCCGCCACGGTCGACATCGCCGCCTCCACCTGCCTGGATCGGGTCAACAGACTCCGCGAGACCGGAGTCATCCTCGGCTACGGCGTCAAAGTCGACCCAGAAAAACTGGGCAGGCCGCTACAGGCTCTGCTCTACATCCGCGTACAGCCGCATCGACGTCCGCTGGTCGATCCCTTCGTCGAGCACGTGCTGACCCAGCCGGAAACACGCGAGCTCTACCACCTCACCGGCCCCGACGACTTCCTCCTGCACGTAGCCGCGGAGAACGCGCGCGCCCTGCAACGGCTCGTCCTCGACGAACTCACCGCCCGCGAAGAAGTCGCCCTCGTGCATACCAACCTCATCTTCCAGCATTGGGACGGAAAACCACTTCTCCCACCCACCGAGTAA
- a CDS encoding LysE family translocator, producing the protein MSASVPLGTFMIAHLPVFVATTFVMLVVPGPDFVVVTRNAVTGDRRQGYFTAVGICGGLAFLTLVTASGLAAVVAANAMMLLGLRVLGGGYLVLLGGMLLVSAWRRHQHPESDVNSPYNTRSPMVQGFLNNVLNPKALVFYLTFMPQFLISGTPVFVQTLFMGVVVVACAAIWWTLYVMAIGFLSAVLTRTSVRSAIDAGAGVALGGLGIVVLVGGL; encoded by the coding sequence ATGTCTGCTTCCGTACCGCTTGGGACATTCATGATCGCGCACTTGCCCGTCTTCGTGGCGACCACCTTCGTGATGCTGGTGGTTCCTGGGCCGGACTTTGTCGTGGTCACGCGCAACGCCGTCACCGGCGACCGACGTCAGGGCTACTTCACTGCTGTGGGGATCTGCGGGGGGTTGGCGTTTCTGACGCTGGTGACGGCCAGCGGGCTTGCGGCGGTCGTGGCTGCCAACGCCATGATGCTCCTTGGCTTACGTGTTCTGGGGGGTGGTTACCTGGTGTTGCTGGGTGGGATGCTGCTGGTCTCGGCGTGGCGTCGGCACCAGCATCCGGAATCGGATGTGAACTCGCCGTACAACACTCGATCCCCGATGGTGCAGGGCTTTCTCAACAACGTACTCAACCCGAAGGCCCTCGTCTTCTACCTCACGTTCATGCCGCAGTTCCTGATCTCGGGTACGCCGGTGTTCGTCCAGACGCTGTTCATGGGCGTTGTGGTCGTGGCGTGTGCGGCAATTTGGTGGACGCTGTATGTCATGGCGATCGGCTTCTTGAGCGCGGTGCTGACACGCACTTCGGTGCGCTCAGCGATCGATGCTGGGGCCGGAGTCGCCCTCGGCGGTTTGGGGATCGTGGTCCTGGTCGGTGGGCTATGA
- a CDS encoding KedN5 family methylcobalamin-dependent radical SAM C-methyltransferase, protein MLIYLVPIGLLLVLTVKLVQQGVWHMSKESMPLAAGYLAASVDNDARLGEECQVSIENFPGDVTPIEMAIRVLHEGVPDVVGFSVLGWNVHQFSAVAEAIKQANPQTVIVFGGNHVANQADRVFRHCQAVDVVVNGEGEFTFRDILHAVLDGGDYSGIDDVSYRDGGGHIVTNPARERISDLDEIPSPILTGAVPLLDDAGNFRYDVALLETNRGCPYHCAFCFWGGAVGQKVRAFSRERLHQELEALAQAGAETVVLCDANFGMLPQDMEFVEDLIAVKERYGYPMALETSWAKNKNAMFYKIVRLMRDAGLQSSFTLALQTLDADTLSNMNRRNMKINQWRELAEWLAAEGLDAYAELIWGAPGETPESFLAGYDELAKHVSRIAAYPLLLLPNTDYTERRELYGFVTVRGERDDFEYVLANKDITLEENLRMQRFLFWARLLAENVVLRNVFPVLRAVGSLTQSAAILSLADYVDEQTGPGARLLTQAAERSTADPDSLAPALEHCFTDPEFDHLVLAWWHERVRHTVPDEWHEAVSEVLRFDLDTRPLPFPDKRGFSDAELVDSEALRFWSIEREYSCNVPELVRTAKATGELVTPPARTPTPMRLLFRDGFAELARSTNHEETAHYVARVEPTQQLAYSNS, encoded by the coding sequence GTGCTCATCTACCTCGTACCGATTGGATTATTGCTGGTGCTTACGGTGAAGCTCGTTCAGCAAGGCGTCTGGCACATGTCGAAGGAGTCCATGCCCCTCGCAGCGGGATATTTGGCGGCTTCCGTGGACAACGATGCACGGCTCGGTGAGGAGTGCCAGGTCTCCATCGAGAACTTCCCCGGCGACGTCACGCCCATCGAAATGGCGATCCGAGTGCTGCACGAGGGCGTCCCGGACGTCGTCGGGTTCTCCGTGCTGGGGTGGAACGTCCACCAGTTCTCCGCCGTCGCCGAGGCCATCAAGCAAGCGAACCCGCAGACCGTGATCGTGTTTGGTGGTAACCACGTCGCCAACCAGGCCGACCGCGTGTTCCGCCACTGCCAGGCCGTCGACGTGGTCGTCAACGGCGAAGGTGAGTTCACCTTCCGCGACATCCTTCATGCGGTGCTGGACGGTGGTGACTACTCCGGCATCGACGATGTCTCGTACCGGGACGGCGGTGGTCACATCGTGACGAACCCGGCGCGGGAGCGGATCAGCGACCTCGACGAGATCCCCTCACCGATCTTGACCGGGGCGGTTCCCTTACTCGACGACGCCGGGAACTTTCGCTACGACGTTGCCCTGCTGGAGACCAATCGAGGCTGTCCGTATCACTGTGCGTTCTGTTTCTGGGGCGGTGCCGTGGGACAGAAGGTCCGCGCGTTCTCCCGCGAGCGGTTACATCAGGAACTCGAGGCCCTGGCCCAGGCCGGGGCGGAGACGGTCGTGCTCTGCGACGCGAACTTCGGGATGTTGCCCCAGGACATGGAGTTCGTCGAGGACCTCATCGCTGTCAAGGAACGCTACGGCTATCCGATGGCCCTGGAGACCTCGTGGGCAAAGAACAAGAACGCCATGTTCTACAAGATCGTTCGCCTGATGCGCGACGCCGGCCTGCAAAGCTCCTTCACGCTGGCCCTACAGACCCTTGATGCCGACACGTTGAGCAACATGAACCGACGCAACATGAAGATCAACCAGTGGCGGGAGTTGGCCGAGTGGCTGGCCGCAGAGGGACTCGACGCCTACGCCGAGCTCATCTGGGGCGCGCCCGGAGAAACGCCGGAGTCTTTCTTGGCCGGCTACGACGAGCTCGCCAAGCATGTCTCCCGGATCGCTGCCTACCCACTGCTGCTGTTGCCCAACACCGACTACACCGAGCGCCGTGAGCTCTACGGATTCGTCACCGTCCGCGGCGAGCGCGACGACTTCGAATACGTGCTGGCGAACAAGGACATCACCCTGGAGGAGAATCTGCGCATGCAACGCTTCCTGTTCTGGGCGCGGCTGCTGGCCGAAAACGTGGTCCTGCGCAACGTCTTTCCGGTGCTGCGCGCAGTCGGGAGTCTAACCCAGTCAGCAGCGATCCTGTCGTTGGCCGACTACGTCGACGAGCAAACAGGCCCCGGAGCACGCCTACTCACTCAGGCCGCCGAACGTTCGACGGCCGATCCCGACTCCCTGGCTCCTGCTCTGGAACACTGCTTCACCGATCCGGAGTTCGACCACCTCGTCCTCGCCTGGTGGCACGAGCGCGTGCGCCACACGGTGCCGGACGAGTGGCACGAGGCCGTCAGCGAAGTCCTGCGCTTCGACCTGGACACCCGACCGCTTCCCTTCCCCGACAAACGCGGCTTTTCCGATGCCGAATTGGTCGACAGCGAGGCGCTGCGCTTCTGGAGCATCGAGCGAGAATACTCCTGTAACGTGCCCGAACTCGTCCGCACCGCCAAGGCCACCGGCGAACTCGTGACTCCACCCGCCCGGACGCCCACACCGATGCGCTTGCTGTTCCGGGACGGCTTCGCCGAGCTCGCACGCTCGACCAACCACGAAGAAACCGCCCACTACGTCGCCCGAGTAGAACCAACCCAGCAGCTGGCCTACAGCAACAGCTGA
- a CDS encoding DUF2000 domain-containing protein → MIDEELPRWLASNATAVLGVALGAHGLIQAGPELPDTDGHYHPGIGTTPLPVLASPREELPALRLKAINSNITVLDFNDAARNSRSYDEYEQKLLTESIGYLGLALFGARKAVKSVSGNLKSLR, encoded by the coding sequence GTGATTGACGAGGAGCTGCCCCGGTGGCTGGCCTCCAACGCCACAGCCGTATTGGGCGTCGCACTCGGAGCGCACGGTCTGATTCAGGCAGGCCCGGAACTCCCGGACACCGATGGGCACTACCACCCCGGCATCGGAACGACTCCCCTGCCTGTTCTCGCCTCCCCGCGGGAGGAACTGCCCGCTCTTCGGCTCAAAGCGATCAACTCAAACATCACAGTACTTGACTTCAATGATGCAGCCCGGAACAGTCGTTCCTATGATGAATACGAACAAAAGCTCCTGACGGAATCGATCGGCTACCTTGGTCTAGCGCTATTTGGTGCACGCAAAGCAGTAAAGTCCGTGTCGGGAAATCTCAAAAGTCTTCGATAA
- a CDS encoding SAM hydrolase/SAM-dependent halogenase family protein, producing MPQKKWITFLTDYGLENKFIGVCHGVMARIAPESRVLDVTHLVPRGDIRHGAEIFRQAVSYLPEAVHLTVVDPGVGTPRKPVVLVVGDQLMVGPDNGLLLRAAEELGGVDAAYVLDNPQFQLDGVSNTFHGRDIFAPAAAHLAAGVAPEEFGTAVPIADLVRIPDPVRRQDGEVFHGEVVVEDRFGNLQTSLDSGFLGTGGITEGTKLEVTSGDRIVTVPFVTTFGSVAEGEPLAHIDSADRLAVAVNLGHAAEMFSLHEGDTFTLKRC from the coding sequence ATGCCTCAGAAGAAGTGGATCACATTTCTTACCGACTATGGCTTGGAGAACAAGTTCATCGGCGTGTGCCACGGTGTCATGGCCCGGATTGCACCGGAGTCGCGGGTATTGGACGTTACCCACTTGGTGCCCCGTGGCGACATCCGACACGGCGCTGAAATATTCCGGCAGGCTGTCTCGTATCTGCCCGAAGCCGTGCACCTGACTGTGGTCGATCCCGGAGTGGGCACCCCACGCAAGCCGGTCGTGCTCGTGGTTGGTGACCAGCTGATGGTGGGTCCCGACAATGGGCTCTTGCTGCGGGCCGCCGAAGAGCTGGGCGGCGTGGACGCCGCCTACGTACTCGACAACCCGCAGTTTCAGCTCGACGGGGTGTCGAACACTTTCCATGGTCGCGACATCTTCGCACCGGCAGCCGCCCACCTGGCTGCCGGGGTCGCTCCGGAGGAGTTCGGGACCGCCGTTCCGATCGCCGATCTCGTGCGCATTCCTGATCCAGTCCGTCGCCAGGACGGCGAGGTCTTCCACGGTGAAGTCGTGGTCGAAGACCGTTTCGGCAACCTGCAGACCTCGCTGGACTCAGGCTTCCTGGGTACCGGCGGAATCACAGAAGGAACCAAGCTCGAGGTGACCTCGGGCGACAGGATTGTCACGGTCCCCTTCGTGACGACGTTCGGCAGTGTCGCCGAAGGCGAGCCGCTAGCCCACATCGACTCCGCCGACCGACTGGCGGTGGCGGTCAACCTCGGCCACGCTGCCGAGATGTTCTCCCTGCACGAGGGCGATACGTTCACTCTGAAACGCTGCTAA
- a CDS encoding aminoglycoside phosphotransferase family protein, whose protein sequence is MTTPRETADNVLATAAQLAGLDATNAVMIRDGSNVMYQLPGRVVARIGPEHTDDNAARQIEVARWLTDSDLAVVRALDGVPQPTLVGNRPVTWWEQLPEHRPATTAELGSVLRALHALSPPTHPKLPRFDPLAGLEERVAAAQHLPNDDRDWLSQRIQELREQLSNLKLDQSNSVIHGDAWQGNIAVPGTGTPILLDLEHVAQGHPDWDLIPLAVDHVDFARLNHTDYHDFVAAYGGRDVTTSSAFRVFADIQELRWVVFVLGKAANSVHAARETRHRIACLSGEIPRPWTWTAF, encoded by the coding sequence GTGACCACACCTCGCGAGACAGCAGACAACGTACTCGCCACCGCAGCGCAATTGGCCGGCCTCGATGCCACGAACGCGGTCATGATCCGCGACGGCTCCAACGTGATGTACCAGCTCCCCGGCCGTGTCGTTGCCCGGATCGGGCCTGAGCACACCGACGACAACGCCGCGCGGCAGATCGAGGTCGCCCGGTGGCTCACCGATTCCGACCTCGCCGTGGTCAGGGCACTCGACGGCGTCCCACAGCCGACCCTGGTGGGAAACCGCCCCGTGACCTGGTGGGAGCAGCTACCGGAGCATCGACCAGCCACGACGGCAGAACTAGGCTCCGTCTTACGAGCGTTGCACGCACTCAGCCCGCCGACGCACCCGAAGCTGCCCCGCTTTGATCCCCTCGCCGGGCTCGAGGAGCGCGTTGCCGCAGCCCAGCACCTGCCCAACGATGATCGAGACTGGTTGAGCCAGCGGATCCAGGAACTACGCGAACAACTGAGCAACTTGAAGCTCGACCAGTCCAACAGCGTCATACACGGAGACGCCTGGCAAGGAAACATCGCCGTTCCCGGCACCGGCACACCAATCCTGCTCGACCTCGAACACGTGGCACAAGGGCACCCCGACTGGGACCTGATCCCCCTCGCGGTCGACCATGTCGACTTCGCCCGCCTGAACCACACCGATTACCACGATTTCGTCGCGGCCTACGGCGGACGCGATGTCACGACCAGCTCCGCGTTCCGCGTCTTCGCCGACATCCAGGAGCTGCGCTGGGTGGTGTTCGTCCTCGGCAAGGCCGCCAACAGCGTCCACGCCGCACGCGAAACACGCCATCGCATCGCATGCCTGAGCGGCGAGATCCCACGGCCATGGACCTGGACCGCCTTCTAA
- a CDS encoding helix-turn-helix transcriptional regulator → MPGKRNRLARQRHAVGMTQEQLAAVLGVERSTIYRWESGEVTPRPDLQPKLARTLDVTPAELANLLAVNAELNPAPATTRDPGTSDAARSHQSWTENTAPRRAHDYQGRIDAGESPRDFLLDTVVETPLPTRLGWTEVEHVRATTRTVAMSENLFGGGLPYETAAAQLRWAGQLLETQAPSEVHRCVAEAVGNLASVVAFSAFDIANYSAADRHFEFALRCADEAGSWQLRANTLAEMARKAAYLGDLDDALELIEFAQVRSDRLTATARAMLASVRARLLALIGRYAEAHADVERADAHFADHEPDADPPWLCYYDAAEHQGSTGKALIPIAQASGAPELASGRLTTAVKLQAADYPRSRTFSRIRLASLMMTTGYPREAVPIGRQALIDTATLQSKRLLTELRGLAQSASHHVQLSDVAELRHDIATLRRPST, encoded by the coding sequence GTGCCGGGTAAGCGCAACCGGCTCGCGCGCCAACGCCACGCCGTGGGGATGACCCAGGAACAACTCGCCGCTGTGCTTGGTGTCGAGCGCTCGACGATCTATCGGTGGGAATCCGGGGAGGTGACACCGCGGCCGGACCTGCAGCCCAAGCTGGCACGCACGCTCGACGTAACCCCGGCAGAGCTGGCGAATCTCCTCGCGGTCAACGCCGAACTCAATCCTGCGCCTGCGACGACGCGTGACCCTGGAACAAGCGATGCCGCTCGATCTCATCAGTCGTGGACCGAGAACACGGCTCCCAGACGTGCCCACGACTATCAGGGCCGTATCGACGCCGGAGAAAGCCCGCGCGACTTCCTGCTCGACACCGTCGTCGAGACGCCGCTGCCTACACGGCTCGGCTGGACCGAGGTCGAGCATGTCCGAGCGACCACTCGTACCGTGGCGATGTCGGAGAACCTATTCGGCGGCGGACTCCCCTACGAGACGGCAGCAGCGCAACTGCGCTGGGCTGGACAACTGCTGGAGACCCAGGCCCCCAGCGAGGTGCACCGCTGCGTCGCTGAAGCCGTCGGCAACCTCGCCAGCGTCGTTGCCTTCTCCGCGTTCGACATCGCCAACTACTCCGCCGCCGACCGGCACTTCGAGTTCGCGCTCCGGTGTGCCGACGAAGCCGGCTCCTGGCAGCTACGAGCGAACACTCTGGCCGAGATGGCACGCAAGGCGGCGTATCTGGGCGATCTCGACGACGCCTTGGAGTTGATCGAGTTCGCCCAGGTACGTTCCGATCGGCTCACCGCGACAGCTCGGGCGATGTTGGCCTCGGTCCGAGCTCGGCTGCTGGCACTGATCGGCCGGTATGCCGAAGCCCACGCAGACGTCGAGCGCGCGGACGCCCACTTTGCCGACCATGAGCCCGACGCGGACCCACCCTGGCTGTGCTATTACGACGCCGCCGAACACCAAGGCAGCACCGGAAAGGCGTTGATCCCCATCGCACAGGCCAGCGGCGCCCCGGAGCTGGCGTCCGGTCGGCTCACCACCGCGGTCAAGCTACAGGCGGCTGATTATCCGCGTTCGCGGACGTTCTCCCGAATCCGGCTGGCCTCCTTGATGATGACGACCGGCTACCCACGGGAGGCGGTGCCGATCGGCCGCCAAGCGCTGATCGACACCGCCACACTGCAATCGAAACGGCTGCTGACCGAACTCCGCGGTCTCGCTCAGAGCGCCAGCCATCACGTGCAGCTCAGCGACGTCGCCGAACTGCGGCACGACATCGCCACGTTGCGACGGCCGTCGACCTGA
- a CDS encoding helix-turn-helix domain-containing protein → MTNRSAGALTSDDLGARVRMIRRRRGLGLEVVAGLAGISKSYLSRLESGHRQFDRRGLIEDLASALGCSIADITGAPMASSHDDHEQTHDALAEIRAVLHTYDADDLPDVAPRPLSKLVHTVDDANADCAQAQYHRAAREAATLVAESQAQLWTSSAADRRMAVRAAVLACFVAGVVASRGGNIDLAAAAARRGHDLAQRGGDPGLAGFARWYWSLELTSTAARTRATTVLTEGITELSPKVRWSNTDTLTAEMTGLLHLQLARTAARQGDGEQAHLHLDEADRIAAHTGEQDGMRQHFGPSNAAAWRLTTGIELGEGPRVYDEVMRAGLDVTALGSRERASSIHFDLARALTQHDRTRDVEAVRHLDAADRIAPQRLRPDPLARELIAQLTRRAARASWELTSLARRFGLR, encoded by the coding sequence ATGACCAACCGCAGCGCGGGCGCACTGACCTCGGACGATCTCGGTGCGCGAGTTCGCATGATTCGGCGGCGACGCGGACTCGGTCTGGAGGTCGTCGCCGGGCTGGCCGGGATTTCCAAGAGCTACCTGAGTCGCTTGGAGTCCGGGCATCGCCAGTTCGACCGGCGAGGTTTGATCGAGGACCTCGCCAGCGCCCTGGGCTGCTCGATCGCGGACATCACGGGGGCTCCCATGGCGTCGTCCCACGACGATCACGAGCAGACGCACGATGCTCTCGCCGAAATCCGGGCGGTGCTGCACACCTACGACGCCGACGACCTCCCGGACGTGGCCCCCAGACCGTTGTCGAAGCTGGTGCACACCGTGGATGACGCCAACGCGGACTGCGCGCAGGCCCAGTACCACCGTGCCGCGCGGGAAGCGGCCACTCTGGTGGCCGAATCGCAGGCACAGCTGTGGACCAGCTCGGCAGCCGATCGCCGCATGGCCGTCCGCGCGGCAGTACTCGCCTGCTTCGTCGCCGGAGTGGTGGCCAGCCGAGGCGGCAACATCGACCTGGCGGCCGCGGCGGCTCGACGCGGCCACGATCTCGCGCAACGCGGCGGCGATCCTGGCCTGGCCGGCTTCGCCCGCTGGTACTGGTCCCTGGAACTGACCAGCACCGCCGCCCGCACCCGTGCCACGACAGTGCTGACCGAGGGGATAACCGAGCTGTCCCCGAAGGTGCGGTGGTCGAACACCGACACGCTGACCGCCGAGATGACCGGGCTGCTGCATCTCCAGCTCGCTCGTACCGCCGCCCGGCAGGGCGACGGCGAGCAGGCCCATCTCCATCTCGATGAGGCCGACCGGATCGCTGCCCACACCGGCGAACAGGACGGGATGCGTCAGCATTTCGGCCCGAGCAACGCGGCCGCCTGGAGACTGACCACCGGCATCGAACTGGGTGAGGGCCCACGGGTCTACGACGAGGTGATGCGCGCGGGGCTGGACGTGACCGCGCTCGGCAGCCGAGAACGCGCCTCGTCGATCCACTTCGACCTGGCCCGGGCACTGACCCAGCACGACCGAACACGTGACGTCGAGGCCGTCCGACATCTCGATGCCGCCGACCGCATCGCCCCGCAACGGCTCCGCCCCGATCCCCTCGCCCGTGAGCTCATCGCCCAACTGACCCGTCGAGCCGCGCGGGCCTCGTGGGAATTGACCAGCCTGGCCCGTCGCTTCGGCCTGCGGTGA